A single window of Thermodesulfovibrionales bacterium DNA harbors:
- a CDS encoding TlpA disulfide reductase family protein: MRTVVRCVVILLTFLFLTAEVPSPWGMDELIGKQAPDFTLKDITGRSLSLSSLKGKAVLVNFWATWCPPCRDEMPSLNRLFKAYKDQGLIVLAVSTDRSESTVKDFLSRYPADFQVFMDADMQTSRRYRVFSMPTAFLLDRNGVIIKRYLGEEDWDSAEIRSEIGKALKAK, from the coding sequence GTCGTGAGATGTGTCGTGATTCTCCTGACCTTTCTCTTCCTCACCGCCGAAGTCCCTTCGCCGTGGGGGATGGACGAACTCATCGGCAAGCAGGCGCCCGACTTCACCCTAAAGGACATCACCGGCAGGAGCCTTTCGCTCTCCTCCCTGAAGGGAAAGGCCGTTTTGGTCAACTTCTGGGCAACATGGTGTCCGCCGTGCCGCGATGAGATGCCTTCCCTCAACAGGCTCTTCAAGGCCTACAAGGACCAGGGACTCATCGTCCTTGCGGTTTCGACGGACAGGAGCGAGTCGACTGTGAAAGATTTCTTATCGCGGTATCCCGCGGATTTTCAGGTCTTCATGGATGCCGACATGCAGACGTCACGGCGCTACAGGGTCTTCTCGATGCCGACGGCCTTTCTCCTTGACAGAAACGGCGTAATCATCAAGAGGTATTTGGGGGAAGAGGACTGGGACTCG